GAGAGGGCGGCAATTTTCTTGGGATTGTTAGTGAGGAGCCGGATCTTTCGCACCCCCAGGTCCACAAGGATTTGTGCGCCGATCCCGTAATCCCGGAGGTCCGGAGGATAACCGAGCCGAAGATTGGCCTCGACGGTATCAAGGCCCTGGTCCTGAAGGTGATAGGCGCAAACTTTGTTGAGAAGTCCGATTCCCCGGCCCTCGTGCTGGCGCATGTAGAG
The Methanomassiliicoccales archaeon genome window above contains:
- a CDS encoding GTP cyclohydrolase II; protein product: LYMRQHEGRGIGLLNKVCAYHLQDQGLDTVEANLRLGYPPDLRDYGIGAQILVDLGVRKIRLLTNNPKKIAALSGYGLEIVERIPIEIEPNPYNQRYLRAKKEKLGHELRSV